In the Thermodesulfovibrio yellowstonii DSM 11347 genome, one interval contains:
- a CDS encoding DNA methyltransferase C1 — MKIDRKMLFKNSNQLILESFSNEQNYLDLINKKKYSSDEALEILENIDWDFKSFSTQYLTHTFHPYPARFIPQIPLTFIKLFTKERERVLDPMCGCGTTLVEAFLNDRNSIGNDLNPLAALIAKVKTTLIKKDEFKYLNEKLIKMKKYLDLDYRNIDRTINGLPNRKVSKIFNKTIISKLEIIRETLIEIKEEGYYDLFDLGRIALSSTIWSLVENGNGINVDELFIKKIKSMQQILSQMSKVIKDPPDVKVICGDARNLSIENNSIDLIITSPPYVNALDYYRVHMYNMLWLGMDFDLFRKHEIGGHSHFINNRFRLLSEYLGDMLRSMIEMNRVLKRDKFCVIVVGNSSLEYELIESHKFFTEMAKKIGFIPIKTIFRNIDKTRKYTSADIGKIDEEYIVVMQKKEETHIFANDDNFVSQIVKELMLHFKEQIKNNPGTSTRGKKPSNERLLKNIDKISEAIEKIPEDIRIKE; from the coding sequence GAGTTTTTCAAATGAGCAGAATTATTTGGATTTAATAAATAAAAAAAAGTATTCTTCTGACGAAGCCTTAGAAATTTTAGAGAACATTGATTGGGACTTTAAGAGTTTTTCAACTCAATATCTAACTCACACTTTTCATCCCTATCCTGCTCGTTTTATACCTCAGATTCCTTTAACTTTTATAAAACTTTTTACAAAAGAAAGAGAAAGAGTTTTGGATCCTATGTGCGGTTGTGGTACTACATTGGTAGAGGCTTTTTTAAACGATAGAAATTCTATTGGAAACGACCTGAATCCGCTTGCTGCTCTGATAGCGAAAGTTAAAACAACTTTAATTAAAAAGGATGAATTTAAATATCTTAATGAAAAGTTAATAAAAATGAAAAAATATTTAGATTTAGATTATAGAAACATAGATAGAACAATTAATGGTCTTCCCAATAGAAAAGTAAGTAAGATTTTTAATAAAACCATAATTTCAAAATTAGAAATTATAAGAGAGACTCTAATAGAAATTAAAGAAGAAGGGTATTATGACTTGTTTGACTTAGGAAGAATTGCTCTGTCATCAACAATTTGGTCATTGGTAGAGAACGGAAACGGTATTAATGTGGATGAATTATTTATTAAAAAAATAAAATCTATGCAGCAGATTCTTAGCCAGATGTCTAAAGTTATTAAAGACCCTCCCGATGTTAAAGTTATTTGTGGTGATGCAAGAAATTTATCAATAGAAAATAATTCAATAGATTTAATCATAACATCTCCACCTTATGTTAATGCTTTAGATTATTATAGAGTTCACATGTACAATATGTTATGGCTTGGTATGGATTTTGATCTTTTCAGAAAACATGAAATAGGGGGGCATTCCCATTTTATAAATAATAGATTTAGATTATTGTCTGAATACTTAGGAGATATGCTCCGATCAATGATAGAAATGAATAGGGTTTTAAAGAGAGATAAATTTTGTGTAATTGTTGTAGGAAATTCAAGTTTGGAATATGAATTAATTGAAAGCCATAAGTTCTTTACAGAAATGGCTAAAAAAATCGGATTTATCCCAATAAAAACGATTTTTAGAAACATTGATAAAACGAGAAAATATACCAGTGCAGATATTGGTAAAATTGATGAAGAGTATATTGTAGTAATGCAAAAAAAAGAGGAAACCCATATATTTGCAAATGATGATAACTTTGTTTCTCAAATAGTGAAAGAATTAATGTTACATTTTAAAGAACAAATAAAAAATAATCCTGGAACTTCTACCAGAGGTAAAAAACCTTCAAATGAGAGATTATTAAAAAATATTGATAAAATATCAGAGGCAATAGAAAAAATCCCAGAAGATATAAGGATCAAAGAGTAA